A region of Nocardioides sp. JS614 DNA encodes the following proteins:
- the glgX gene encoding glycogen debranching protein GlgX: MQVWPGRAYPLGATFDGSGTNFALFSEVADRVELCLFDAEGSEGYRETRVELTEVDAYVWHCYLPAVQPGQRYGYRVHGPWDPENGQRCNPNKLLLDPYAKATSGEIDWDQSLFSYNFGDPEDSDARNDEDSAPHMTHGVVINPFFDWEGDRRLDYDYNESIIYEAHVKGLTQLHPDIPEELRGTYAALGHPAITEHLTKLGVTAIELMPVHQFIQDSTLLDKGLRNYWGYNTLGFFAPHADYAATGQPGQQVQEFKSMVKAMHAAGIEVILDVVYNHTAEGNHLGPTLSFKGIDNAAYYRLVEDDQRYYMDYTGTGNSLNVRHPHSLQLLMDSLRYWVTEMHVDGFRFDLASTLAREFYDVDRLSTFFELVQQDPVVSQVKLIAEPWDIGPGGYQVGGFPPQWTEWNGKYRDTVRDFWRGEPSLGEFASRLAGSADLYEHSGRRPVASINFVTAHDGFTLRDLVSYDEKHNEANGEDNNDGESHNRSWNHGVEGPTDDPEILEFRAREQRNFIATLLLSQGVPMLLHGDEMGRTQQGNNNTYAQDSELSWVHWDEADKPLVEFTAALSRLRRAHPTFRRKRFFTGGTVRVPDGGDGDRLNDIVWLHLDGRPMEDNDWTQSDSGAGAQALGMYLNGHGIAGRDERGGPIVDNHFLLYFNADGPAEVTLPPDEYADAWDVVVDTGGLVDDQTALAAGSTCSMASRSLIVLREHREPEAEVDHSVAASVAQARRG, from the coding sequence GTGCAGGTCTGGCCGGGACGGGCGTACCCGCTCGGGGCGACGTTCGACGGGAGCGGGACGAACTTCGCCCTCTTCAGCGAGGTCGCCGACCGCGTCGAGCTGTGCCTCTTCGACGCAGAGGGCTCGGAGGGATACCGGGAGACCCGCGTCGAGCTCACCGAGGTCGACGCCTACGTGTGGCACTGCTACCTGCCCGCCGTACAGCCGGGCCAGCGCTACGGCTACCGGGTACACGGGCCCTGGGACCCGGAGAACGGACAGCGCTGCAACCCGAACAAGCTGCTGCTCGACCCGTACGCCAAGGCCACCAGCGGTGAGATCGACTGGGACCAGAGCCTGTTCTCCTACAACTTCGGCGACCCCGAGGACAGCGACGCGCGCAACGACGAGGACTCCGCCCCGCACATGACCCACGGGGTCGTGATCAACCCCTTCTTCGACTGGGAGGGCGACCGCCGGCTCGACTACGACTACAACGAGTCGATCATCTACGAGGCACACGTCAAGGGCCTCACGCAGCTCCACCCCGACATCCCCGAGGAGCTGCGGGGGACGTACGCCGCCCTCGGGCACCCGGCGATCACCGAGCACCTGACCAAGCTCGGCGTGACCGCGATCGAGCTGATGCCGGTGCACCAGTTCATCCAGGACAGCACGCTGCTGGACAAGGGCCTGCGCAACTACTGGGGCTACAACACCCTGGGCTTCTTCGCTCCGCACGCCGACTATGCCGCCACCGGGCAGCCCGGCCAGCAGGTGCAGGAGTTCAAGTCGATGGTCAAGGCGATGCACGCCGCGGGCATCGAGGTGATCCTCGACGTGGTCTACAACCACACCGCGGAGGGCAACCACCTCGGCCCCACGCTGAGCTTCAAGGGCATCGACAACGCGGCGTACTACCGGCTGGTCGAGGACGACCAGCGCTACTACATGGACTACACCGGCACCGGCAACAGCCTCAACGTGCGGCACCCGCACTCGCTGCAGCTGCTGATGGACTCGCTGCGGTACTGGGTCACCGAGATGCACGTCGACGGCTTCCGCTTCGACCTCGCCTCGACGTTGGCTCGCGAGTTCTACGACGTCGACCGGCTCTCGACGTTCTTCGAGCTCGTGCAGCAGGACCCAGTGGTCAGCCAGGTCAAGCTGATCGCCGAGCCGTGGGACATCGGCCCCGGCGGCTACCAGGTCGGCGGCTTCCCGCCGCAGTGGACGGAGTGGAACGGCAAGTATCGCGACACCGTCCGCGACTTCTGGCGCGGCGAGCCGTCGCTGGGCGAGTTCGCCTCGCGGCTCGCCGGGTCGGCCGACCTCTACGAGCACTCCGGCCGCCGGCCGGTGGCCAGCATCAACTTCGTCACCGCCCACGACGGCTTCACCCTGCGCGACCTGGTCTCCTACGACGAGAAGCACAACGAGGCGAACGGCGAGGACAACAACGACGGCGAGAGCCACAACCGCTCGTGGAACCACGGTGTCGAGGGCCCCACCGACGACCCCGAGATCCTCGAGTTCCGCGCCCGGGAGCAGCGCAACTTCATCGCGACGCTACTGCTGAGCCAGGGCGTGCCGATGCTGCTCCACGGCGACGAGATGGGCCGCACCCAGCAGGGCAACAACAACACCTACGCCCAGGACTCCGAGCTGAGCTGGGTGCACTGGGACGAGGCCGACAAGCCGCTGGTCGAGTTCACCGCGGCGCTGTCCCGGCTGCGGCGCGCCCATCCCACGTTCCGGCGCAAGCGGTTCTTCACCGGTGGCACCGTCCGGGTCCCCGATGGGGGCGACGGCGACCGGCTCAACGACATCGTCTGGCTGCACCTCGACGGCCGGCCGATGGAGGACAACGACTGGACCCAGTCGGATTCCGGGGCAGGGGCACAGGCCCTCGGCATGTACCTCAACGGGCACGGGATCGCCGGCCGTGACGAACGCGGCGGGCCGATCGTCGACAACCACTTCCTGCTCTACTTCAACGCCGACGGGCCGGCCGAGGTGACCCTCCCCCCGGACGAGTACGCCGACGCCTGGGACGTGGTCGTCGACACCGGCGGCCTGGTGGACGACCAGACCGCGTTGGCCGCCGGGTCGACCTGCTCGATGGCGTCGCGCAGCCTGATCGTGCTCCGCGAGCACCGCGAGCCGGAGGCCGAGGTCGACCACTCGGTGGCAGCGTCGGTCGCCCAGGCCCGCCGGGGCTGA
- a CDS encoding MDR family MFS transporter, producing the protein MALSDVSRASVGLRSERGPVLLAVMLSNGLVAIDSTILATAVPAVVTDLGGFTQFPWLFSVYLLAQAVSVPIYAKLADLYGRKPMLLLGIGLFVLGSLLCGLAWGMGALIAFRALQGLGAGAVQPIGLTVVGDIYSIQERAKVQGYLASVWAISAIVGPTLGGAFSDYLSWRWIFFVNLPLGVAAAWMFWRRFDERVERRRHRIDHAGAVLLAGGGLLLMLALLEGGVRWPWSSVTSVALFSGAAVLLVGFVLVERRAAEPILPLWVFRHRVLGSAMSASLIVGVLVMGLASYVPLYAQAVLGHGAVVAGFALAGMTLGWPLASSSAGRLFLTIGPRSTMMLGGATTAAGAALLLTVGADSSFLHLAVPCFVMGLGFGLVASPAVIAAQSAVTWQDRGVATGSTMFARSMGSAIGVAVFGAVANGVVASRLGSRAGSLELVTPRVLEPAIGAVFLTSAVVALSLVAISAVMTRRIAEPVTD; encoded by the coding sequence GTGGCCTTGTCGGACGTCTCCCGCGCGAGCGTGGGCCTGCGTTCGGAGCGCGGGCCGGTGCTGCTGGCGGTCATGCTCAGCAACGGGCTGGTCGCGATCGACTCGACCATCCTCGCGACCGCCGTGCCCGCGGTGGTCACCGACCTCGGTGGGTTCACCCAGTTCCCGTGGTTGTTCTCGGTCTACCTGCTCGCGCAGGCAGTGTCCGTGCCGATCTACGCCAAGCTGGCCGATCTCTACGGGCGCAAGCCGATGCTGCTGCTCGGCATCGGGCTGTTCGTCCTCGGCTCGCTGCTGTGCGGCCTGGCCTGGGGGATGGGCGCGCTGATCGCGTTCCGGGCCCTGCAGGGCCTGGGGGCGGGTGCCGTGCAGCCGATCGGCCTGACCGTGGTCGGCGACATCTACTCGATCCAGGAGCGCGCGAAGGTCCAGGGCTACCTGGCGAGCGTCTGGGCGATCTCCGCGATCGTCGGGCCGACCCTCGGCGGCGCCTTCTCCGACTACCTGTCGTGGCGCTGGATCTTCTTCGTGAACCTGCCGCTGGGCGTCGCGGCGGCCTGGATGTTCTGGCGCCGCTTCGACGAGCGCGTCGAGCGCCGCCGGCACCGGATCGACCACGCCGGCGCCGTGCTGCTGGCGGGTGGTGGGTTGTTGCTGATGCTCGCGCTGCTCGAGGGCGGAGTGCGCTGGCCGTGGTCGTCGGTCACCAGCGTGGCGCTCTTCTCGGGGGCTGCCGTCCTGCTGGTCGGCTTCGTCCTGGTCGAGCGGCGGGCCGCGGAGCCGATCCTGCCGCTGTGGGTGTTCCGGCACCGGGTGCTCGGCTCGGCGATGTCGGCCTCGCTGATTGTCGGCGTGCTCGTGATGGGCCTCGCGTCGTACGTCCCGCTCTACGCCCAGGCCGTGCTCGGCCACGGCGCCGTCGTCGCCGGGTTCGCGCTCGCCGGGATGACACTCGGGTGGCCGCTCGCCTCCTCGAGCGCCGGCCGGCTCTTCCTCACGATCGGTCCCCGCTCCACGATGATGCTCGGCGGTGCGACCACCGCCGCCGGCGCCGCGCTGCTTCTGACGGTGGGGGCGGACAGCTCGTTCCTCCACCTCGCGGTCCCCTGCTTCGTCATGGGCCTGGGTTTCGGCCTGGTGGCCAGCCCGGCCGTGATCGCCGCGCAGTCGGCGGTGACCTGGCAGGACCGCGGCGTCGCGACCGGCTCGACCATGTTCGCCCGTTCCATGGGCAGCGCGATCGGGGTCGCGGTCTTCGGTGCGGTCGCCAACGGCGTGGTCGCCTCCCGGCTCGGCAGCCGGGCCGGCAGCCTCGAGCTCGTCACGCCCCGGGTGCTGGAGCCGGCGATCGGCGCCGTGTTCCTGACCTCCGCGGTCGTCGCGCTCTCACTGGTCGCGATCTCGGCGGTGATGACGCGGCGGATCGCCGAGCCGGTTACCGACTAG